The Theropithecus gelada isolate Dixy unplaced genomic scaffold, Tgel_1.0 HiC_scaffold_16081, whole genome shotgun sequence sequence CATTAAAGACCGCCCCAGCCCCCGCCATCTGGGGCACCCACACCACCCCTGCCTCCGACCCCAGGAATGCTGGCAGGAGGGGAAGGCCCCAGAGGGGAGTTCCCTCCTGCCCTGCTGCTAACTGACCCCCAAAGCGTCCACTTCCTGCAGATGGAGGACCCCAGCAAAGCCAGCAAACGCCTTCGCCCTCCTCCGCACGTCCCCAGCCCGCGGGCTCCCTCAGTGTCAGCGGCGATGTGTGTGTGGCAGCCCCGGCAATCAGCATCTACCTCCTCCCTTCAGCAGCACAGCTGTCAGCTCACACAAGAACTCACAGCCGGATGCAGCCACGGGCCACGCAGAGCCTCTGCTCTGTGCCACACCCCGTAAGCCCTGTCCCGGTGACCATGCACAGATGGGTCCTGCTCCACCGACCGGGAGCGGTTCCCACCAGCGCTGAAGCCCAGGCCGCAGATGACCCCTGGTGAAGAGCATACCTGGCGCTTTCTCCACGAAAATGACCTTGGAGTCCTGCAGGAAGTTGTGGCCGGACAGGACCATCTTCTTTCCGCCCATGACCGGGTAGCTATCCGTGCTCTGCTTCTCCACCAGAGGCAGCTCCTGGGCCGAGCGCTGGGCTGCATCAGGGGGAGAGGGGCGGTGAGGGCCTGTCCTGGGTGGGCAGCCCAGGGCACACGTGTGGCACCCAGCAGGTCATGCGTGAGCCCACCCACCCAGGGCAAGCACCGCCATGGCCGGCGGGCTGAGTCCTGCGGATGCCATTACTCCTAGGGGAGAAGCCATGCACATGAATCCTCATGGTCTCCACCTCGTGCTGAAGGCGGCATTGAAATATCCTCCTAAGACTCAGCCAGTTTCATGCAAATCACAGTCACCGCACAAATACGCAAAGGTCAGCACAGCGTGGGGGAAGCCCTGGCCCACATCGCGTTCCCTGGCCATGCTCGAGCATCAGAGGAGCCAGAGCCAGGGGCCCCCGGGAGGGCCACAGGCAGTAACTTAGCCGTGATCAACTCAGACCCCACATGGCCACACACTGTGGTGGGTTTGGTGGAACAGTTCAGTACCAAGTCTACACAAACGAAAAGCTGAGAGAGGGAAAGACAGCGACAGCACGTGGGACACCGACGGTTTCCTTCCCCTGCAGCGCGCGGGTGTCCACTTACAACATTCGATGGGGTTGGAGGCCACCTGCAGGGACAGCGTGCGGCCGCTGGGCTGCGGGACGTGAACACGGAACACCAGCCGTACCCGTGTGTTCTTCCTCCCGATGTCCGTCTCTCCTTTCCGAAGTTCAATGTCGGAGTTTCTGAGCTTCAGGATTCCAGCACAGTCAATGCTGCCCAAAACAAAAGCCCACAGCTTTTCCTTCACTAGCTGACCCGGGAGCAGAAAGGCCCGGCCCCCAGACCCTCTGGCCCTCCCCCTAGCCCCGCGAGCTCATGCCAGGGAGCTGGTCACTGTCCCTCCCCCGAGGAAAACAAGACCTTGAAGCTGCCAACGTGAGGCCCTTGCCTAGCGCAGAAGAGAATCCGACGGCGGCACAGGTGAGAGGGGGCGAGCGGAGGCAGCCCCAAGAAAAGCGACTTCCACCTTCCCCTTTCCACCTTCCCCTTCCCACCTTCCCCTTCCCACCGTTcccttcccaccttccctccagcctccagccctgACCAAGTGGGTCCAGTCAGAGCTGTCCCGAGTCCTGGCTGCCTCTAGCACCCACGCTGGCCACGTACACGGGGATGTCACCAGAGCGGCAGAGAGCAGCCCAAGGGAGGGGCCGGAGGCACCTGCTGCTCTCTCTTATCTTGGAGTAGTTCCCAAAAACCTTGATTTCAGAAGATGCTATTATTTCCACTATATTTAAAAGccttcattttttgtgtgtaaaacCCGTTTCTTCTATGGTTTCATATAATCTCTTTTAACTTAACAATTTCATTCAAAATCAGACTCCAGTAAAACATTCCATGTGTATATTCTCAATGCACtaaaaagcagtatttttaaGTTAAGAGAATGAGAATAAACAGAGACACCCTGACCACCCTTGAGTGGGCACCGAGCACCAGGCTGGCGTGCGGTCCTGGCTGTGGGCGTCTCCCGGCCAGGCTTGCTGCCCCATATCATGGTGGGGTGAACACAGCCGCCAGCGAAGCCAGGACATTTACCGCGGCTGCGGAACACAAGGTTTGTTCTCGAAAACCACCTGACTGTGCCCTGTCTGCAGGAAACTTGGATTATAGCTCTCCAGGCAAACCCAGGGATTCAGAATGAGCTCCCAGGTGCACACATTCCCCCCAACACTTGAAAAGCCAATGTGGAGAGAAAGCGTTCCCTTTGTTTTTGACTTAGAGGCTTTGAGTCACTTATTAAAATGCCTGACGTGGCCCCTGCCACCATCTCCTACATGCTGTCCCTCCCCGTGTGGGGCTCCTCCCCACTCCTGCAGCCCCAGGACCTCTGCACCCACCCCCGGGGCTCCACCTGGATGGGGCACCCCCCTACAGCTTTGCCATCACACGGGCTCCCGGCCTGCGGGTCACCCTCGTAGGACGCTGTCCCTGCCCTTCGGCCTGGCTCTATCCTGCTGGTCTGCACGTTCCAGCCATCCCAGCTCAATCTGCGCTCATTCACCCATAGACGTGTTTGTCATCTGTTCCCACCATGGTACCATGGGAATCTCTCAGGAACCAGCAGTCCTCTTTCCTGGCTGCCTTCACAGGTCAGGGCCAGCGTGCCCAGCACAAGCTGGGATTAAGCGAGTAaggccttatttggaaattacATGTTTTGTCCTCGGCTTGctaaaaaattcacttttaaacaAATTACAGTGCCAAATTAGACTCAGAACGTCAGCGCAGGCCTATCCGTGTTGTCCGAACCTCCTAAAGTTCAACGTGATCCGGATATGCTGActgctttaattttttgatgCTCACGTTTTAACCATCCTTCTCATTACAAAACTGCTGTATTCAGAAAGAAACAGGGGTCCTGTTTAGGAGCTAAATGCGGAGGGAGGTATTTATAGCTGCGTATCTGAGATATTATTTTAAGTGGCAACATACACAGAGCTGAAACCCTAGAGAGAAGCAAATCCATTGTCAAAAGCAAGAGTGAGGTTTACTTACTGGCTGTTAAACCAAGAGTGTCCTAGCCACGGAGCTTGGAAGTGCAGGGGGCCGGCCAGACCCCCCAGGGCCGGCAGGAAGGCACGCCCCGCCCACCGCCCCCGCCAGAGGTCAAAGGTCGAAGGTCCCGCGCTTACACGGCTCGCATGCTGTTCTCCGGCAGGAGCGGGATCTCCAGGACTTTGGTGTTGGAGAGGATGGCCTCGTGGCTGGTGGTGGACACAGTCTTCCCCGTGATACGGTGCACCTGGTAGAAGGCGTGCGGGCGCAGCAGGCGGTCGTCCGCCGTCCCGATGAAAAGCTGCAGCATCAGCGGCTCACTCTCCAAGTAGCCATGGAGCTGGCGAGAGAAGAGGAAGCACCCACTCAGCACCCAGAGTGCGGACCCCTGGGAGTCACCGAATGCAGAGAAAACCTGCGGTGGGTTCGAGGCCTGCGTCCCCCTGTCCTACCCACTTTGTATTTTTCTGCCATATCATACTGGTGTCTTTGTAAAGCAGATTAGAAAATGCtttgttaggccgggcgcggtggctcaagcctgtaatcccagcactttgggaggccgagacgggcggatcacgaggtcagcagatcgagaccatcctggctgacacggtgaaaccccgtctctactaaaaaatacaaaaaaaaaactagccgggcgaggtggcgggcgcctgtagtcccagctactcgggaggctgaggcaggagaatggcgtgaacccgggaggcggagcttgcagtgagctgagatccggccactgcattccagcctgggcgacagagcgagactccgtctcaaaaaaaaaaaacaaaaaaaaaaccgaaaatgCTTTGTTATCCTAATGGACCTGGGCACTGAGGGTTAAGCTTTGAACACACCTGTGGCCactttcaaacacacacacacgtatgcacacacctgcacacatactTGCACTCTCACATGTGTGGGCACGGATGTGCACACGTATGCATCCACACATGCTCACTGTGTGTGCCCACGCCGAGGCCACGGTGAAGCTGTGCAGGAAAGCTGAGCCCTCGCTGAGCCACGGGCAAGGCTCGCTTCACCAGTAAATCCAGATGAGGCCCTGCAGGACACGACCCATCTTCCTGTGTTCCATTAACCTGGAACTGGGCAGCGTGCAGCTCCCACTCCTGACCAGGGATGCCAcactgtgtgcacacacacggcACAACGGGCCTCGGGCCCCAGCACCCTTCCTGATGGCTCCCTGCACCTCTCCTCCGGCAGAGGCAGGGGAGTAGGGGAGTGCTCAACACCGTCCTGGCAGCTGAGCAGAGGCAGACGCTAGCGGCAGACACTGCCCAGGGCAACCGTGCATGGAGGTGTCTATCGGCCGCACCACCCTGCAGAGCCGCTCATGGCTTCTCGGCCGGCGCCATGTGTGTGAGACTCAAAACGCACATCACTGGGATAAGACTCTGGCCAAATGGAGCAGCCCCGGTGCTTCTGCCAGGACATGGGTGGCCGGGCCCTGCTCCCGCCTCTGGGAAGGTCTGCGCCTTTCGGCAGGGCACACACGTGTTCAGGACCAGCTGTTCTGAGGGATGAGTTGCTCATCGGTGTCTGAGAGGTAAATGCAAGGTGCAGTGCTGCTGCCCCTCACCCTCCTTCTCCGTACCACAAAGGCGTGCTTCCGCCTTCGGCAGTGAgtcatttttagaaatgtttgtttttatctttaacGCTCCCATTTACAATCACTATAGTGTGATTCTATTTGAAAGAGGCCGATTTGGTTTGGAACACGAACATCTGACTCTCAAAGCAAGCACACAGGCCTAGAGGGAGGCCGCAGGAGTCAAACCCTTTGCACAGTGGGGCCTCCCACAGGGCTCCTCGTTCAGAGCGCCTTCCCTTCTGCATCCCCCAAGTGGGGCCTGATGGGCACCAGCCTCAGAGCCCTGAGATTAATCAGCAAAATCTGTGCAAGGCCCGTGGCAACACCCAGCCCCGGGAACCACTCATCCTGGAACGCGTCAACCCCTCTGATCACGTTTGGAGTCGATTTTCTCACTAAACTAACTTTAAAATCTTTGACCACCGATGGCAACTGCAGCACTACCACCATGTGAAGGCTCCAAGCCCGGGCTCCTGCAGGCACGTTCCAGCCACAGCAAAATGCGGTATCTGCCCCCACCACGCAGATGCCTGCCGCCCACTCAGGGCCAGCAAGGCGGGGGAGAAGGTTGGGGAGCCCGAGCCGGGGGCTGCCCCTCAGACTGCAGGGGACGGAGGATTCTCAGATGTCAGTGGGCAGAGGGGAGATGGGCCTGCAGGGGCCCGGGCAGGCAAAGAGGCGGCCCCTGCTCCGTGGCTCcagctcagcctcagcctcagcctctgtgCGGTCACCACAGTAAAGAACAAACCAATTTCACTGGCAGCTGAACTCAGAGCCCCCCAGGGAGGAGGCCACAGTGAAGCGATGGCTGCTGTCACCGAGGGCCTGACCGTGAGGCCCAGACTGATGGGCAGGGCCTGGGACGCCACGTGAGGCCGAGCTGGGACCCAGGCCCCGGCTGAGACATCGAAGGGGCGTTTGGGGTCTGAAGTACAAAAGCCAGAGGCTGAATGAAGGCGTCACGTGGGAACACGGTGGGGAAGCCACAGACAGGGACGAGGACACAGCCCCGATGTGTCAGATGCCCACAGGAGTCTCTGCACCCAAAGCCACCAGCACCCCATTCCAAAGTGATTACAGCTAAGACCACGTAACTCCGCAGAACAAGCCTTTCCCTTTCCACGGCAGCCCCCTCTTCCCGCATGAATACACAAGTGTCTCCACAGTCAGGAGGGGCGACGCTGGGACCTGCCTGTCCAGCCCTTAGTTCCTCGGAAGACAGACTCCAGCCTTTTGCCAAATTAATGAACTTCCTGAGATGCCTTAACTCTCTGTAGGATTCAAACACTTTACGATGGGAAATGTAAGAAGAGAAGCAGAGATTAAGAGGCAGATTCTGCCACACAGTATTCCATTTTCCGAGATTTAATAcctaaaaatttaatttacatagaaaaaatgtaaatgagtcTCTGACCAAAACCacctctgggggtgggggaggggcgcctgggCAGCTCCGAGGGCCTGGCCAGGGTCACGTGGTCTTAAACTACAATTTAAAATTCCCCCAGGATCCCTGTGGCAGTTCTCTGATGGTGTGTGGAATGCTGTGAATTGGGCGTATGACTGTATCCTTTAAAAAACATGCCATTTCAGTGAAAATGGGAATATTTAAGATGTAACCTGGGAGGTAAACatctattatttaaaacatgaagttcattttaagaaaagtaatttaaatacgTCACGGACCCACTGCACGGGCTTTCTGCCTCTGGCACAGTACAGAACCTGTCAGAATCCTATTTATAAAATTACCTGTCACAACAATGACCTCCCTTTGCCTGAACCTTAActaaacaaaatgtattattctaCTGCTGAGGTGTAAGAGTTTCTGAGTTTCCTACacattaaaatgtttgtttttagctCCTGTGCTGGCCTCAGCACTTACAAGGTGACATGACGGGTAGAGAATGATTGAGGCCAAATGTATTCAATGCGGAACTCAGCTGTGCGCACGCAGGGGAGGGAGGTGTGGGGTGGACAGAGGCAGCTCACGACTAGGAAAGTCTCACCCTCCGCCCCATAGTCTGAGCTGCTGCACAGAAATGGAGCCAAGGCGACCTGGAGTCAGGCTCCTCTCCGGGCAGGGCACAGGAGCAGCCGTCAGCCAAAGGGAAATTATGCATTTAGGGCCTACAAGTAAAACCTGCATTTTTCAAATTGCCCCAAGGAAGTCCCCACAGGGACAGAAAATCTGGCTCACAAACCGGTTTCAACCCCGATTCCCCCCACGCTGTGTTAATTTAAGAGATTGCCATGCTGTGTGGACAGCGCCTAGGGTCCTGTTTGCAGCCCTGGAATCCTCATCACCCACAACAGCAGCCAGAGGTGACACTTCCAGGTGAAGCCAGGGGCCAGCGAACCAGGCCGGAGAACACATTCCTCATGGGAGGACGTCTAGCCACATTCTCCACCAAAGCACGAGAAGGAAGGCATCAGACCCCGTGGCTCCACCCTCGGTGCAGGGGCCTGGCCAGGATGACATGGCGGCCACTGCTGCAGAGCCAGGTGTTCCTGCGGGAACGAGGCCCACCTGACCCACAGCACGCCCGTCTGACCTATGGCCACGGCACAAAGGCCATCTGACCCACGGCCACGGCACAGGCCTGCCTGACCCACGGCACAGGCCCGCGTGACCCACGGCACACCAAAGCAGATGAGGCAACAGCACAAGGTACTTGTAAAAAAACCCAATTTGATGCTTCAGGGAGACTTTACTCAAGATAccaggaaaaatacaaacaaaaagtaaaagacatCAAAATGGAGCCAGTAGTCAAAGGGAGCACGCTAAACCCGAGGTCGGTGGAGAAGCAGGACACGGCCCCCacatcctccctctccttccccactttTCTCAGCCAGGCCTCACCTGCCAAAAGCAGGACAGGCGGGGGCTGCACGGCTGCTGGTGTGATTTCTGTGGCCAGGACTTCGGGCTCTGGGGTCCACAGTGACATTCCAGGTGAAGCCGCTAAGAGACAGCCACACTGCATCCACTTCCTCACCTGCTGGCTGTGTGGTGTGCAGAAGCCGCGTGAGTGTGGGCGTGTGAACCAGAAATGTGCGTGTGCAGGCATGTGTGGCCACGGGGGTGCCTGTGTGTGCAGCGCCGGTATGATCTACCGGGTGGTCCATGAGCAGTGCTTCCCTGTAAACCGGCCCAGACCTGGCTTTAAGGGGAGCTTCACCTGCCGGACGCCCTGCCCTGGCCCTTTCAGATGCAGGAAAGGGACTGAGGGGCCTGGGGTCTCCCTCCAGAGCGGTGTTGGCTTGGGGTGGGCGGGGGAAGCCGGGGTCTCCCTCCAGAGCAGTGTGGGCTcagggtgggtgggggaagcACACAGCCTGGCCCTGCATGCCTCTCGTCCTGGTTCCCAGTGTGCAGAGCAGAGAAGGACCAGGGGAGGAACGCGGACACCATGGCTGGAGACTCAGGCCTGAGCCAGGAGTCGGGGCAAAGCGTGGTGTTCTCTGAACACACGTGGGCATgtgtccacacacacacgcacagccaCACTGGGAAATGTGCACACACCGCACAGAGCGTGCACGCgcccgcacacacacaccccccacacgtGACAAGCCTCTGACCCACTGGCACCAGCTCACTGCTCTCTGGGAAGTtctagaaaaaagtttttttctcattttaggttttatttctaTCTGTCTGGCCACAGTTGCCAGCCTCCTGACAGACCCAGAGTGCACGAGAGAGGCCTCCAGGAACCCCACAGCCAACCCTCCCTCAACCCTCCTGGGAACAGATCTCGGCCTTGCAGGAGCAGGGCCAGGCCGTCCCGACCCCCAGGTACCACAAACCTGGTGCCGTTGGCATCATGAGCCCTGGCATGGGGCGCCAGGTACCAGGACCCACAGCAGCTTTCGCCATGTGGCACAGCCCTTCCCAGCGAGGGTGGGCAGACCAACACCTCGGGGCTGAGGTCTGTGGGCAGCCTGGGGAAGGGGCCTTGTGCCTGGTAGTGCCGGGACACCTGCCCAAGGCTGGGGGGACAGGACCAGGATCGATCGTACCTTCCCTCCCGCAGGTACCATCGGCAGGAGGATTCAAGGGAAGTGTCACGTGTCCGGCAGGAACCAAGGCAGAGGCCGGGCAGTCCTGACCCCACAGGCTTGCTGCACGCTGAGGCCTGAACAACAGAGGCTACATAGCAAGTCCGCTGAGTGGATTCTCACATTGGTGAACGCACAGGCACCGGCTGGGAAACTagctcctccctccccatccctgaGGGACAGCTCCACGCCCCTTCCCGTGACAGGGGAATACGACGATGCGATGACGCCTCCGTGCAGTTTCCTGCACGAGAGGCCCCGGGTGAGTAGTGGGCGCTGCCCTCACTACCATGCCTGGTAAAGGAATCTATCTGCAGAATCTCTGAGTGACCGATTCGTCTTCCCAGCTCTCAGGGCTGTGTGTGCATGGGCCCAAAGCAAGCGTGTGCACGACTGTGTGCGTGCAGGTGTGTGCCCATGTGCGCGGGTGCACAAGCCAACAATACTGAGTTCACACCACGGAGTGTCACCTTAATGCTGGGAATCCTTCCCGTGAACACTGTTGCTTTCCTAGTGATTTATAGATCGTGTTCAGAGCCATAGGTAAAACTGAATTTGTGGCTGTAAATCAAATCTAAAGGGACTCACAGCCCTGCATAGGGACCTTCCAGCCGTGATTGAAAAAGTGCACTCAGCCACAGGCTTGGTCTTGACCGGGAAGGGCTGTTTCAACATAAAAAGTCTCTTGGGGTTTTCGGTTTTTAAAAAGGGGCAAGCGGAGCTGCAGGACTGCCAGGCTCTAGCTGAGTGCGCCCCACTCGCTACACGGGAAGCTCTGGTGTGTCCCCTTCCAAACACAGCTGTTGCTgtctgggtgggagtggggagaaaacTCGGGTTTCTTGATGCTCAGAGCTGAGCTCCGGGCTGGGGCCCCAAACCTCCACCTGACGCCAACCAGATGACCTGCAGGCTACGGCAAGGCCCGGACCACCGGAGCAGAAGCTCCCCAGGAGGGGCCCAGCATGAGCACCAACAACCGCACGCTGCTGCAACCACCACCCACGGCTGCCACCGCACGTCTGTGAACCAACATCATATCCCCACTCCAG is a genomic window containing:
- the LOC112617354 gene encoding nuclear factor of activated T-cells, cytoplasmic 1-like, with translation MLQLFIGTADDRLLRPHAFYQVHRITGKTVSTTSHEAILSNTKVLEIPLLPENSMRAVIDCAGILKLRNSDIELRKGETDIGRKNTRVRLVFRVHVPQPSGRTLSLQVASNPIECSQRSAQELPLVEKQSTDSYPVMGGKKMVLSGHNFLQDSKVIFVEKAPDGHHVWEMEAKTDRDLCKP